The Candidatus Nitrosymbiomonas proteolyticus genome has a segment encoding these proteins:
- a CDS encoding translation initiation factor IF-1, which translates to MARARRPKKAPSDEKEKGIELEGTVIENLPNARFRVRLDEGDMEVLAHVSGKMRMHYIRILPGDRVRLELSPYDLTMGRIVYRYK; encoded by the coding sequence ATGGCAAGAGCACGCAGACCTAAGAAAGCGCCAAGCGACGAAAAAGAAAAGGGCATCGAGCTCGAAGGAACGGTGATCGAGAACCTTCCTAACGCGCGGTTTCGCGTCAGGCTCGATGAAGGCGATATGGAAGTGCTCGCGCATGTGAGCGGCAAGATGAGAATGCACTACATACGGATTCTCCCCGGCGACCGGGTAAGGCTGGAACTGTCGCCGTACGACCTGACGATGGGTCGGATCGTCTACCGCTACAAGTAG
- a CDS encoding 30S ribosomal protein S11 has translation MARKQTRSSKSKERRQVSEGIAFIRSSFNNTLVSITDPTGAVLCWSSAGACNFKGSRKGTPFAAQVAAEQCARKALEHGMKRVEVRVSGPGSGRETAIRSLAAAGLDVTSISDMTPLPHNGCRPPKRRRV, from the coding sequence ATGGCGAGAAAGCAGACCCGTAGCAGCAAATCGAAGGAGCGGAGGCAGGTATCCGAAGGGATCGCCTTTATCCGATCGTCCTTCAACAACACCCTCGTTTCGATCACCGACCCGACGGGGGCCGTTCTTTGTTGGTCCAGCGCGGGCGCGTGCAACTTCAAAGGAAGCCGAAAGGGCACTCCGTTCGCAGCGCAAGTCGCAGCCGAACAGTGCGCACGCAAGGCGCTGGAGCATGGCATGAAGAGGGTTGAGGTCAGGGTGTCGGGTCCCGGCTCCGGACGTGAGACCGCCATCCGCTCCCTCGCCGCCGCCGGCCTCGATGTCACTTCCATTTCAGACATGACGCCGCTTCCCCATAACGGATGCCGGCCGCCTAAGCGTCGGCGCGTTTGA
- a CDS encoding 50S ribosomal protein L18, which produces MAKRTKVMQRKARHARIRKRVLGTSDRPRLSVFRSLKQVYAQVIDDTQGITLAAASSLEKPLSASGNVEGGKRIGAEIAKRAKAQGISKVVFDRGGYRFTGVVAGIAEGAREGGLEF; this is translated from the coding sequence GTGGCAAAACGAACGAAGGTGATGCAAAGAAAGGCGCGGCACGCCCGAATCCGGAAGCGTGTGCTGGGAACGTCCGACCGTCCCCGGCTGTCGGTATTCCGCAGCCTGAAGCAGGTATACGCCCAAGTGATCGACGACACGCAAGGGATCACCCTGGCGGCGGCGAGCAGCCTGGAAAAGCCCCTGAGCGCGAGCGGCAACGTCGAAGGCGGAAAGCGAATCGGCGCAGAGATCGCCAAGCGGGCCAAGGCTCAAGGCATCTCGAAAGTCGTGTTCGACCGAGGCGGATACAGGTTTACGGGCGTGGTCGCGGGAATTGCGGAGGGCGCTCGGGAAGGAGGCTTGGAGTTTTAA
- a CDS encoding DNA-directed RNA polymerase subunit alpha — protein MPHITTLELTTESGTFVLEPLERGYGQTIGNALRRVMLSSIQGAAISACKIDKVFHEFAAIPGAKEDTTQFLLNLKDVAIKLNVDDGPPQEDKTLRLDVKGPGVVTCADIKCPDGVEIMNPEHYLLTLSEKGSSLSVEMYVGWGNGYVLPEKQDKYKGIIGVLTMGAQYTPVRKVNYVVEQTRVGMRTDYERLVIEVTTNGAVSPNDAVSQAAHILERCFRMFTDLGNAGFDSDMLLDETDSPELSNIPDIRIEELEFSQRTFNCLRRAGLLTLRALATATEADLTSIRGFGKKSLIEVRDKLAENGIELKPSKGGYRAIELMDDEFDD, from the coding sequence ATGCCGCACATCACCACGCTCGAACTCACAACAGAATCGGGAACGTTCGTTCTCGAACCGCTCGAAAGAGGATACGGCCAAACGATCGGCAACGCCCTGCGCAGGGTGATGCTCAGTTCGATCCAGGGCGCGGCCATCAGCGCCTGCAAGATCGACAAGGTCTTTCACGAGTTCGCCGCGATCCCAGGCGCCAAGGAAGACACGACGCAGTTCCTTCTCAACCTCAAGGACGTCGCCATCAAGCTCAACGTGGACGACGGCCCGCCGCAAGAGGACAAGACCCTGCGGCTCGATGTCAAGGGCCCGGGAGTCGTAACCTGCGCCGACATCAAGTGTCCCGACGGAGTGGAGATCATGAACCCGGAGCACTACCTGCTCACGCTTTCCGAAAAGGGTTCCTCGCTTTCGGTCGAAATGTATGTCGGATGGGGCAACGGGTACGTCCTCCCCGAAAAGCAAGACAAGTACAAAGGGATCATCGGGGTACTCACGATGGGCGCGCAATACACGCCCGTTCGCAAGGTGAACTACGTGGTCGAGCAGACCCGCGTCGGAATGCGGACCGACTATGAAAGGCTCGTGATCGAAGTGACCACGAACGGAGCGGTGTCCCCGAACGACGCAGTTTCTCAGGCCGCGCACATCCTCGAACGTTGTTTCCGAATGTTCACTGACCTCGGTAACGCGGGGTTCGATTCGGATATGTTGCTCGACGAGACCGATTCGCCCGAACTGTCGAACATCCCGGACATCCGAATCGAGGAACTCGAGTTCAGCCAGAGGACCTTCAACTGCTTGCGGCGGGCGGGCCTCTTGACGCTCCGCGCGCTGGCCACCGCCACCGAAGCCGACCTCACCAGCATCCGAGGTTTCGGCAAGAAGTCGCTGATCGAAGTCAGAGACAAGCTCGCCGAAAACGGAATCGAACTCAAGCCCTCGAAGGGCGGCTATCGCGCCATCGAGTTGATGGACGACGAATTCGACGATTGA
- a CDS encoding 50S ribosomal protein L17: MRHKVDRRKLGLPSDQRKALLTNLVRQCIRHGFVHTTLGRAKETQRLVERLITVGKEDTLAARRQARRLLVGHSTSSPRPERALAGKTDYEKNEILIRRSLINGEDLVKHLFDVVAPKYKKREGGYSRIVKTGRRRGDAAPTAVLELLD, from the coding sequence ATGAGACACAAAGTCGATCGTAGAAAACTCGGCCTTCCCAGCGACCAGCGGAAGGCGCTTCTGACCAACCTCGTGCGGCAGTGCATCCGCCACGGGTTCGTCCACACGACTCTGGGCAGGGCCAAGGAGACCCAGAGACTCGTCGAGCGGCTCATTACGGTCGGAAAAGAAGACACCCTCGCCGCCCGAAGGCAAGCGCGACGGCTCCTCGTCGGACACTCCACCAGCAGTCCTCGACCCGAGCGCGCCTTGGCTGGCAAGACCGATTACGAAAAGAACGAAATCCTCATCCGCCGGAGCTTGATCAACGGTGAGGACTTGGTCAAGCACCTCTTCGACGTTGTGGCGCCCAAGTACAAGAAGCGCGAAGGCGGGTATTCGAGGATCGTGAAGACCGGAAGGCGCAGGGGAGATGCCGCGCCGACCGCCGTGCTCGAACTCCTTGACTAG
- a CDS encoding 50S ribosomal protein L30, which yields MLRIKLVRSLIGNNPRNRATVAALGLRKMQQTVYLPDNPSVRGMVHHVKHLLEVEAVESAPEVKKSPKPRAAAKRAEPRAKATPKAKPEPKAATEAVAVEAEAKPAPKKPAAPKKAAAKPKAAKKSEPKVK from the coding sequence ATGCTGCGTATTAAGCTCGTCCGAAGCCTGATCGGGAACAACCCGCGAAATCGCGCGACCGTGGCCGCCCTGGGTCTGCGCAAAATGCAGCAAACCGTGTACCTACCCGACAACCCCAGCGTCCGAGGGATGGTCCATCACGTGAAGCACTTGCTCGAGGTCGAGGCCGTCGAGTCTGCGCCCGAAGTCAAGAAGAGCCCCAAGCCCAGGGCCGCCGCAAAGAGGGCCGAGCCCCGTGCCAAGGCAACTCCCAAGGCCAAGCCCGAACCCAAGGCCGCAACGGAAGCCGTTGCCGTCGAAGCCGAGGCGAAACCTGCGCCGAAAAAGCCCGCCGCCCCCAAGAAGGCTGCGGCCAAGCCTAAGGCTGCGAAGAAGTCCGAACCCAAGGTGAAATGA
- a CDS encoding 50S ribosomal protein L15, whose translation MMSELHNLKPPKGSRSTKRRVGRGIGSGMGKTATRGTKGQKARRQIHPGFEGGQTPIHRRLPVKKGFRNINKKEYAVVNLDDLEIHFKAGEKVDTAAIQAKGIVGDLKDGIKVLAFGKLTKKLTVTATKFSAAAKAAIESAGGEAIIQ comes from the coding sequence ATGATGTCTGAATTGCACAATCTCAAACCGCCCAAGGGAAGCCGCTCCACCAAGCGCCGCGTCGGCCGAGGGATCGGCAGCGGCATGGGTAAGACCGCGACCCGGGGCACCAAGGGCCAAAAGGCTCGCCGCCAAATCCATCCAGGGTTCGAAGGCGGCCAAACGCCCATCCACCGCCGGTTGCCGGTCAAGAAGGGCTTTCGCAACATCAACAAGAAGGAGTACGCGGTCGTCAACCTCGACGATCTGGAGATTCACTTCAAGGCGGGAGAGAAGGTGGATACGGCCGCCATTCAAGCGAAAGGCATCGTGGGTGACCTGAAAGACGGCATCAAAGTGCTCGCGTTCGGCAAACTCACGAAAAAGCTCACCGTCACCGCGACGAAGTTCAGCGCGGCGGCAAAGGCAGCCATCGAATCGGCCGGGGGAGAAGCGATCATCCAGTGA
- a CDS encoding 50S ribosomal protein L13 has product MNRTTVVKESDIERKWYVVDADGVPLGRLAAQVAQVLRGKHKPMFAYNMDCGDFVIVVNAEKVALTGNKEEELLHHHTGWPGGLRSTTRGKMLADKPVKLVEKVIWGMTPKTRLGRQIIKKLKVYAGPDHPHQAQSPEPLKIGR; this is encoded by the coding sequence ATGAACCGAACGACAGTGGTAAAGGAAAGCGACATTGAGCGCAAGTGGTACGTGGTGGACGCCGACGGTGTTCCCCTCGGGCGTCTTGCCGCCCAGGTCGCGCAGGTATTGCGAGGCAAGCACAAGCCCATGTTCGCCTACAACATGGACTGCGGAGACTTCGTTATCGTGGTCAACGCCGAAAAGGTGGCGCTCACGGGCAACAAGGAAGAAGAACTCCTCCATCACCATACTGGCTGGCCAGGCGGACTCCGCTCGACCACACGCGGGAAGATGCTCGCCGACAAACCGGTCAAGCTCGTCGAAAAGGTGATCTGGGGCATGACCCCCAAGACCCGGCTCGGCCGGCAGATCATCAAGAAACTCAAAGTTTACGCAGGGCCCGACCACCCGCACCAGGCGCAATCGCCGGAGCCCCTCAAGATCGGAAGATAA
- a CDS encoding 30S ribosomal protein S5 yields the protein MMSRLSGKRQSSNTEGPQLDVRIVRTNKVFKTHKGGKTASWSILVVVGDNKGKVGIGLGKARGIPDAIRKAEEAARKSMMAIPMIKETIPHEVQAVAGTSRVILRPASAGTGVKAGGAVRACLEAAGIHNVLSKTLGSRNPINVAYATMTALQKLSVPETNAELRGLEVNELVPWLARARKEEADAAY from the coding sequence ATGATGAGCAGGCTCAGCGGCAAGCGCCAGAGTTCCAACACCGAAGGCCCGCAACTGGACGTTCGCATCGTCCGAACGAACAAGGTGTTCAAGACCCACAAGGGAGGCAAGACCGCCTCTTGGTCGATCCTCGTCGTCGTGGGCGACAACAAGGGCAAGGTCGGCATCGGGCTCGGCAAGGCCCGCGGCATCCCTGACGCCATTCGCAAAGCCGAAGAGGCCGCGCGGAAGTCGATGATGGCGATTCCTATGATCAAGGAAACGATTCCCCACGAAGTGCAGGCCGTCGCCGGCACCTCGCGCGTCATCCTCCGCCCCGCCAGCGCGGGTACGGGCGTGAAGGCAGGCGGAGCGGTGCGAGCTTGCCTTGAGGCTGCAGGAATCCACAACGTTCTTTCGAAGACCCTCGGGAGCCGCAACCCCATCAACGTCGCGTATGCCACCATGACCGCGCTCCAGAAGTTGAGCGTTCCGGAAACGAACGCCGAGCTGCGCGGGCTGGAAGTGAACGAGTTGGTGCCTTGGCTCGCCCGCGCCCGAAAGGAGGAAGCCGATGCTGCGTATTAA
- a CDS encoding methionine aminopeptidase — MIELKTPEQIALMREAGRIVARALRIMAEAIVPGKTTPLELDGLAEEVVRKAGGIPSFKGYRGFPNSVCISVNEAVVHGIPDSRKLQEGDIVGLDLGVTLEGWNADGAWTYPVGAINEKAQRLLNVTKESLFQGIAKARVGNRVGDISAAIEKYVTRNGYAVVRDLVGHGIGRKVHEEPSVPNFGRPRSGPKLLEGTTICIEPMVNEGTWKVQTLPDHWTLIAADRKLSAHFEHTVAITSQGPELLTVE, encoded by the coding sequence GTGATCGAGCTCAAGACTCCCGAACAGATCGCGCTGATGCGGGAAGCGGGCCGAATCGTCGCGCGCGCGCTTCGGATCATGGCCGAGGCGATCGTTCCTGGCAAAACCACCCCTCTTGAACTCGACGGCCTGGCAGAAGAGGTCGTGCGCAAAGCCGGAGGCATCCCCAGTTTCAAGGGGTACCGGGGGTTTCCCAACAGCGTCTGCATCTCGGTCAATGAAGCGGTCGTTCACGGAATCCCGGATAGCCGCAAGCTCCAAGAAGGCGACATCGTTGGATTGGACCTCGGCGTCACTCTCGAAGGCTGGAACGCAGACGGAGCCTGGACCTATCCGGTGGGCGCCATCAACGAAAAGGCGCAACGGCTCTTGAATGTGACCAAGGAGTCGCTCTTTCAGGGAATCGCCAAGGCTCGAGTCGGAAACCGCGTGGGCGACATTTCGGCGGCGATCGAGAAGTACGTAACGAGAAACGGGTACGCCGTGGTACGCGACCTCGTGGGACACGGCATCGGAAGAAAGGTTCACGAAGAACCGAGCGTTCCCAACTTCGGCAGGCCGCGATCGGGCCCCAAGCTGCTCGAAGGAACGACGATCTGCATCGAGCCGATGGTCAACGAAGGAACTTGGAAGGTCCAGACGCTTCCTGACCATTGGACGTTAATCGCCGCCGACCGCAAGCTCTCCGCGCATTTCGAGCACACCGTCGCGATCACCTCTCAAGGCCCCGAACTCCTGACCGTGGAGTAG
- a CDS encoding tRNA pseudouridine(38-40) synthase TruA: MIEAVRRVSGEDTEIVGASRTDSGAHAKGQVCHFDTATPIEPARWTQALNRILPPDVAVCRAAYVSPRFHARFCASDRRYRYRIATGDRDPFADRYAHWLGRTLDLSAMRTAAGELVGEHDFRSFTAELDPAIRNCVRELRSVEVSQVGDEVRIDVVGTAFLRGMMRRIAGLLLEVGRGKRGAEDARQLLRGEGHLPPVLPAKGLTLMRVRYTRPLYDIRFRDDPDQPDNVE; encoded by the coding sequence TTGATAGAGGCTGTTCGCCGGGTCTCGGGCGAGGATACAGAGATCGTAGGGGCAAGCAGGACGGATAGCGGCGCCCATGCGAAGGGCCAAGTCTGCCACTTCGACACGGCGACGCCGATCGAACCTGCTCGTTGGACTCAGGCGCTCAACCGCATCCTGCCTCCCGATGTGGCGGTTTGCAGGGCGGCCTACGTGAGCCCAAGGTTTCACGCCAGGTTCTGCGCGAGCGATCGACGGTATCGCTACCGGATCGCTACGGGCGACAGGGACCCCTTCGCAGACCGATATGCGCACTGGTTGGGGCGAACCCTCGACCTCTCAGCTATGCGGACTGCGGCAGGGGAACTCGTCGGGGAGCACGACTTTCGCAGCTTCACCGCGGAGCTCGATCCAGCAATTCGGAATTGCGTCAGAGAACTTCGCTCGGTCGAAGTATCCCAGGTTGGGGACGAGGTGCGGATCGATGTGGTGGGCACGGCCTTCCTCCGAGGGATGATGCGGAGGATCGCAGGTCTCCTGCTCGAGGTGGGCCGGGGCAAGCGCGGCGCCGAAGACGCTCGCCAGCTTTTGCGGGGCGAAGGACACCTTCCGCCTGTCCTTCCCGCGAAGGGCCTGACCCTCATGCGAGTTAGGTATACGCGCCCCCTCTACGACATCCGATTCCGAGACGATCCCGATCAGCCTGACAACGTGGAATGA
- a CDS encoding adenylate kinase, with protein sequence MAVRLILIGPPGVGKGTQAAKLQQAFGVVPLSSGNIFRAEIQAGTPLGLQAKKYLDSGELVPDEVTIGMMQTRLSNPDVVKSGFILDGFPRTLEQAVALDKMLDTLNLTLDAAIVFEVDDEIVVDRLSGRLICPNCGEIFHKTHRPPATPGLCDKCQGQLTVRVDDNAETIRNRLRVSHEATAPILGYYEQRGILIRVDGAQSPDGVFAEVTAGLGS encoded by the coding sequence GTGGCCGTGCGACTGATCCTGATCGGCCCGCCAGGGGTAGGAAAAGGAACTCAAGCGGCCAAGCTTCAGCAAGCTTTCGGCGTCGTGCCGCTTTCCTCGGGCAATATCTTTCGCGCGGAGATTCAAGCCGGCACGCCTTTGGGTCTGCAAGCCAAGAAGTACCTCGACTCGGGCGAGCTCGTTCCCGATGAAGTGACTATCGGGATGATGCAGACCCGGCTCTCAAACCCCGACGTCGTCAAATCGGGCTTTATCCTCGACGGGTTTCCAAGAACTCTCGAACAAGCGGTCGCGCTCGACAAGATGCTCGACACGCTCAACCTCACTCTCGACGCTGCGATCGTGTTCGAGGTCGACGACGAGATCGTGGTCGATCGCCTGAGTGGCCGACTGATTTGCCCCAACTGCGGCGAGATATTCCATAAGACGCACCGACCTCCCGCGACGCCCGGCCTCTGCGACAAGTGCCAAGGCCAGTTGACCGTCCGGGTCGATGACAACGCGGAGACCATCCGCAACCGACTCCGAGTGAGCCACGAGGCCACCGCGCCGATCCTCGGATACTACGAACAACGGGGAATCCTGATTCGGGTCGACGGAGCGCAGAGTCCGGACGGAGTGTTCGCTGAGGTGACTGCGGGGCTGGGTTCGTGA
- a CDS encoding 50S ribosomal protein L36: protein MKVRASVKRICDKCKIVKRKGVVRVLCVNAKHKQRQG, encoded by the coding sequence ATGAAAGTACGCGCGAGTGTAAAAAGAATCTGCGACAAGTGCAAGATCGTCAAGCGCAAGGGCGTCGTCCGTGTCCTCTGCGTCAACGCCAAGCACAAGCAGCGGCAAGGCTAA
- a CDS encoding 50S ribosomal protein L6: MSRVGLKPISVPAGVTVTVSPENQVSVKGPKGELRVDVYPGLSVNVGEGEITISRSSNERVARSQHGLARTLIGNCVQGVTAGHTKQLEIQGVGFRALLEGKNLVLNVGYSHPVKIEAVPGVDFELAQEERSRTQRVVVSGIDKQKVGQVAADIRKVRKPDPYKGKGIRYVGEVVRLKAGKRAASAKK, translated from the coding sequence ATGTCGAGAGTTGGACTTAAACCTATTTCCGTCCCGGCCGGGGTAACCGTTACGGTCAGCCCCGAGAACCAAGTGTCCGTCAAAGGGCCGAAGGGCGAGCTTCGCGTCGACGTATACCCAGGGCTTTCCGTCAACGTGGGCGAAGGCGAGATCACGATTTCGAGGTCGAGCAACGAGCGCGTGGCCAGGAGCCAGCACGGGCTCGCTCGAACCCTGATCGGCAACTGCGTGCAAGGCGTCACGGCCGGGCACACGAAGCAACTGGAGATTCAAGGCGTCGGTTTCCGCGCTCTGCTCGAGGGCAAGAACCTCGTCCTTAACGTCGGGTATTCCCACCCAGTGAAGATCGAAGCGGTTCCCGGTGTCGATTTCGAACTCGCTCAAGAGGAACGCTCGCGAACTCAGAGAGTCGTCGTTTCCGGCATCGACAAGCAGAAGGTGGGCCAAGTCGCCGCCGACATCCGCAAGGTCCGAAAACCCGACCCGTACAAGGGCAAGGGAATTCGCTACGTCGGCGAAGTCGTGAGGCTGAAGGCCGGGAAGCGAGCGGCCTCCGCGAAGAAGTAA
- a CDS encoding preprotein translocase subunit SecY, which translates to MSGVLGGGIGDKGLKLSLMETLRHAWADDDLRPRILFVITMFAVYAFGVNVAVPIPGVSTEAIVDKLKSIPMFQFLDVFGGGALKRLSIFALGLNPYITASIIMQILSASIPSWKKELQEGGEYARRQQNRRIRLLTLILCVVQATSLLSIIKTAVPITTGDIITVTVFWTAGAMFLLWVGEQITEKGIGNGISLMIFAGIIISLPTQTGAIIKQIQDGFAHWYQLVLLFLIFIAVTWIIVLFTTAQRRIGIQHMRRQVGTRMMGGTSSYLPLSLNLAGVIPIIFAMSLAFMPLQFAAAFPADSWPHEALQTVQKFLAPSFSSWEGVAACFVYSALIFFFTYFYTAIQYNVEDMSNHLKRAGSFIPGVRPGKQTKDFLDGVISRITLVGAVFLAVVALLQFLAPEITGLQNVGYFFGTSLLIIVSVALETMRQMEASLLMKQYER; encoded by the coding sequence GTGAGCGGCGTTCTAGGCGGTGGAATCGGCGATAAGGGCCTGAAGCTCTCCTTGATGGAGACGCTTCGCCACGCCTGGGCCGACGACGATCTGCGGCCCCGAATCCTGTTCGTCATCACGATGTTCGCCGTGTACGCCTTCGGAGTCAACGTTGCCGTTCCGATTCCCGGCGTCAGCACCGAAGCCATCGTCGACAAGCTGAAGTCGATCCCGATGTTCCAGTTCCTGGACGTGTTTGGGGGAGGCGCGCTCAAAAGGCTTTCCATCTTCGCGCTCGGCCTCAACCCCTACATCACCGCCTCGATCATCATGCAGATCCTAAGCGCGAGCATCCCTTCGTGGAAGAAGGAACTGCAAGAAGGCGGCGAGTACGCCCGGAGGCAACAGAACCGCCGCATCAGACTCCTAACCTTGATCTTGTGCGTGGTCCAAGCGACCAGCCTGCTCTCCATCATCAAGACCGCCGTTCCGATCACGACCGGCGACATCATAACGGTCACCGTGTTTTGGACCGCCGGCGCGATGTTCCTGCTCTGGGTAGGCGAGCAGATCACCGAGAAGGGAATCGGCAACGGGATCTCGCTGATGATCTTCGCGGGCATCATCATTTCGCTTCCGACCCAAACTGGCGCGATCATCAAGCAGATTCAAGACGGGTTCGCGCACTGGTATCAACTCGTTCTCCTGTTCCTTATCTTTATCGCCGTCACTTGGATCATCGTGCTCTTCACCACGGCCCAGCGCAGAATCGGAATTCAGCACATGAGAAGGCAAGTCGGCACGCGCATGATGGGCGGCACTTCGAGCTACCTGCCCCTTTCGCTCAACCTAGCGGGCGTTATTCCGATCATCTTCGCCATGTCGCTCGCCTTCATGCCGCTTCAGTTCGCGGCGGCGTTTCCTGCGGATTCATGGCCCCATGAGGCGCTGCAGACGGTGCAGAAGTTCCTTGCGCCCAGCTTCTCCTCGTGGGAAGGGGTCGCGGCCTGCTTCGTGTATTCGGCGCTGATCTTCTTCTTCACGTACTTCTACACGGCGATCCAGTACAACGTGGAAGACATGTCGAACCACCTCAAGCGAGCCGGTTCGTTCATCCCCGGAGTTCGCCCAGGCAAGCAAACTAAAGACTTCCTCGACGGAGTGATTTCTCGGATCACCCTCGTCGGCGCAGTGTTTCTCGCTGTCGTCGCGTTGCTCCAGTTCCTTGCGCCGGAGATCACGGGGCTGCAAAACGTTGGCTACTTCTTCGGCACCTCCCTGCTCATCATCGTGAGCGTGGCTCTCGAAACGATGAGGCAGATGGAGGCCAGCCTGTTGATGAAGCAGTACGAGAGGTAG
- a CDS encoding 30S ribosomal protein S13 — protein sequence MARIAGVDLPREKPILYALPHIYGIGKHNAAELIEKAGLDPRVRVRDLSDSDVAKLREIIDRDYVVEGDLRREVQSNVRRLIEIGCYRGLRHRRGLPTRGQRTRSNARQRKGPRKTVAGKKKAKK from the coding sequence ATGGCACGTATTGCAGGCGTAGACCTTCCCAGAGAGAAGCCGATCCTGTACGCCCTGCCGCATATCTACGGCATCGGCAAGCACAACGCGGCGGAACTGATTGAGAAGGCGGGGCTCGATCCGCGAGTTCGGGTCAGGGACCTTTCCGATTCTGATGTCGCCAAGCTCCGTGAGATCATCGACCGCGACTATGTCGTCGAGGGAGACCTTCGGCGCGAGGTCCAATCCAACGTCCGACGCCTGATCGAAATCGGCTGCTATAGGGGCCTTCGGCACCGCCGAGGACTCCCCACGCGAGGGCAAAGAACCCGCAGCAACGCTCGGCAGCGCAAAGGACCTCGAAAGACGGTCGCCGGCAAGAAGAAGGCGAAGAAGTAA
- a CDS encoding 30S ribosomal protein S9 has product MAAKTSKTQSERYYGTGRRKSAIARVWLKPGEGNIVINGREYKSYLGRPVLEILVRSPFEELGLMGKFDVVATAKGGGTTGQAGAVRLGIARAMVEMDENLRKALRAEGFLTRDPRVKERKKYGFKKARRGFQFVKR; this is encoded by the coding sequence ATGGCAGCCAAGACATCGAAGACCCAATCGGAAAGGTACTACGGAACGGGACGAAGGAAGAGCGCGATCGCGCGGGTGTGGCTCAAGCCCGGTGAAGGCAACATCGTCATCAACGGACGAGAGTACAAGTCGTACCTGGGCCGGCCGGTCCTGGAAATCCTCGTGCGAAGCCCGTTCGAAGAGCTGGGGCTGATGGGCAAGTTCGACGTTGTGGCGACCGCGAAAGGCGGAGGCACCACGGGCCAAGCCGGCGCCGTTCGTCTCGGAATCGCTCGGGCGATGGTCGAGATGGACGAGAACCTCCGCAAAGCGCTTCGAGCCGAGGGCTTTCTAACCCGCGACCCCCGAGTGAAAGAGCGCAAGAAGTACGGCTTCAAGAAGGCCCGCCGCGGCTTCCAGTTCGTCAAGCGATAA